From Scomber scombrus chromosome 6, fScoSco1.1, whole genome shotgun sequence, the proteins below share one genomic window:
- the LOC133981765 gene encoding basic helix-loop-helix ARNT-like protein 1, with translation MEGDDFNTEAVMNICDDLMADQRMDISSTMTDFMSPGSTDLISSSISTPGMDYTRKRKGSTTDYQDDMDPDKDKLGGDQQGRIKNAREAHSQIEKRRRDKMNSFIDELASLVPTCNAMSRKLDKLTVLRMAVQHMKTLRGAANPYTEANYKPSFLSDDELKHLILRASDGFLFVVGCDRGKILFVSESVYKILNYSQNDLIGQSLFDYLHPKDIAKVKEQLSSSDTAPRERLIDAKTGLPVKTDITPGPSRLCSGARRSFFCRMKCNRPSVKVEDKDFPSTCSKKKADRKSFCTIHSTGYLKSWPPTKMGLDEDNEPDNEGCNLSCLVAIGRLHPHIVPQPSMADIRVKPTEYVSRHAIDGKFVFVDQRATAILAYLPQELLGTSFYEYFHQDDIGHLAECHRQVLQMREKINTNCYKFKIKDGSFITLRSRWFSFMNPWTKDVEYIVSTNTVVSCPMMEGSDYPQSAVSPQSMDSVLTSEGGGRRALQTVPGIPGGTRAGAGKIGRMIAEEVMEIQRIRGSSPSSCGSSPLNITSTPPPDTCSPGGKKIQNGGTPDLPSTGIIPGPDSVGYPYSNQSIMSDNSHLSIDIMEEPGSSSPSNDEAAMAVIMSLLEADAGLGGPVDFSDLPWPL, from the exons ATGGAAGGAGATGATTTTAACACAGAGGCTGTGATGAACATCTGTG ATGACCTGATGGCAGACCAAAGGATGGACATCTCGTCTACAATGACTGACTTCATGTCCCCTGGTTCCACCGACCTCATCTCCAGCTCCATCAGCACGCCTGGCATGGACTACACCCGCAAGAGGAAGGGCAGCACCACCGACTACCA gga tGACATGGACCCAGACAAAGATAAACTAGGAGG CGACCAACAGGGCCGGATTAAGAATGCCAG AGAGGCTCACAGCCAGATCGAGAAGCGGCGCAGGGACAAGATGAACAGCTTCATCGACGAGCTAGCGTCGCTGGTGCCCACCTGTAACGCCATGTCCCGCAAGCTGGACAAGCTGACTGTCCTGCGCATGGCTGTCCAGCACATGAAGACACTCAGAG GTGCAGCCAACCCATACACAGAGGCCAACTACAAGCCTTCCTTCCTCTCAGATGATGAACTAAAGCACTTGATACTAAGG GCTTCTGATGGTTTCCTGTTTGTGGTCGGGTGCGATCGCGGAAAGATCCTCTTTGTTTCCGAATCAGTCTACAAGATTCTCAACTACAGCCAG AACGACCTGATAGGTCAGAGCCTCTTTGACTACCTTCACCCCAAGGACATCGCCAAGGTCAAAGAGCAGCTGTCCTCTTCCGATACGGCTCCTCGCGAGAGGCTCATTGACGCAAAAA CGGGTCTTCCAGTGAAGACAGACATCACTCCTGGTCCATCTAGACTCTGTTCTGGAGCCAGACGGTCGTTTTTCTGTAGGATGAAGTGCAACAGGCCTTCAGTCAAAGTAGAGGATAAAGACTTTCCCTCCACCTGCTCTAAGAAAAAAG CAGACCGTAAGAGCTTCTGCACCATCCACAGCACGGGCTACCTGAAGAGCTGGCCGCCCACCAAGATGGGTCTCGACGAGGACAACGAGCCCGACAACGAGGGCTGCAACCTGAGCTGCCTGGTGGCCATCGGCCGGCTGCACCCGCACATCGTCCCCCAGCCCAGCATGGCGGACATCAGGGTGAAGCCCACAGAGTACGTCTCCCGGCACGCCATCGACGGCAAATTCGTCTTCGTCGACCAGAG aGCCACAGCCATCCTTGCCTACCTGCCCCAGGAGCTCCTGGGAACCTCCTTCTATGAGTATTTCCACCAGGACGACATCGGCCACCTGGCAGAGTGCCACAGACAAG TGCTGCAGATGAGAGAGAAGATCAACACCAACTGTTACAAATTTAAGATCAAAGACGGCTCCTTCATCACGCTGAGGAGCCGATGGTTCAGCTTCATGAACCCCTGGACCAAGGACGTGGAGTACATCGTCTCCACCAACACCGTCGTCTC GTGTCCCATGATGGAGGGATCAGACTACCCTCAATCTGCCGTCTCGCCACAGAGTATGGACAGTGTTCTCACTTCAGAGG GCGGAGGACGACGGGCGCTGCAGACGGTGCCCGGCATCCCCGGCGGCACGAGAGCGGGAGCAGGCAAAATCGGCCGCATGATCGcagaggaagtgatggagaTCCAGAG GATTCGAGGTTCTTCTCCCTCCAGCTGTGGCTCCAGCCCTCTGAACATCACCAGCACCCCTCCACCAGACACCTGTTCTCCAGGGggcaagaag ATTCAGAACGGAGGGACACCCGATCTGCCGAGCACAGGGATCATTCCTGGACCTGATTCTGTAGGCTACCCCTACTCCAACCAGTCCATAATGA GCGACAACTCCCACCTGAGTATAGACATTATGGAAGAGCCTGGTTCCAGCAGCCCCAGCAACGACGAGGCAGCCATGGCGGTCATCATGTCCCTGCTGGAAGCGGACGCCGGCCTGGGCGGCCCCGTCGACTTTAGCGACCTGCCTTGGCCTTTGTGA